The Agrococcus carbonis genome has a window encoding:
- a CDS encoding low molecular weight protein-tyrosine-phosphatase has protein sequence MTIDRDFADATRFRVCFVCTGNICRSPMAQVVFAHLAKQHGVADRLLVASAGISEYHVGETADPRTLAALADAGYDAVDHRAKQFQPEWLDGFDLVIAFDRSQERALRSLARGDEEQLSKIRLLLAFDPDATGPDVPDPYYSEDAFFGTVLHQIETAVGRLFRQIQPAMRP, from the coding sequence GTGACCATCGACCGCGACTTCGCCGATGCGACGCGGTTCCGCGTCTGCTTCGTGTGCACCGGCAACATCTGCCGCTCGCCGATGGCGCAGGTCGTCTTCGCGCACCTCGCGAAGCAGCACGGCGTCGCCGACCGGCTGCTCGTCGCGAGCGCGGGCATCAGCGAGTACCACGTGGGCGAGACGGCCGACCCGCGCACGCTCGCCGCGCTCGCCGACGCGGGCTACGACGCCGTCGACCACCGCGCGAAGCAGTTCCAGCCCGAGTGGCTCGACGGCTTCGACCTCGTGATCGCCTTCGACCGCAGCCAGGAGCGCGCGCTGCGCTCGCTCGCGCGCGGCGACGAGGAGCAGCTCTCGAAGATCCGCCTGCTGCTCGCGTTCGACCCCGACGCCACCGGGCCCGACGTGCCCGACCCCTACTACTCGGAGGACGCGTTCTTCGGCACCGTCCTGCACCAGATCGAGACCGCCGTCGGCAGGCTGTTCCGCCAGATCCAGCCCGCCATGCGCCCCTGA
- a CDS encoding serine/threonine-protein kinase, which yields MSGWSGGGGAAAEGVGAAAEGVGGAGAVVGGAIAAFGGSGGSFGGPLAGGGFAAVAGGGGAFRAPGGAAAAVAWDSSATGIACARLRDGVAQLELALVALRGVPDLRVQPAPGVDRAALRACAAELDLRAQEAQRLCGELARLEEATLVVGRAYEAASDHVRGAIERLAAPVAHGAGMALRLAIQGALATAPAWAPGALLGAGVAVSAVLAIGLVGVPVAARLAVADPERAAELVARGGDGARDALEQASALWEGLGETLLANPLFRGALAIAVESVDEAVAGFLLVPPLPAGALGERVEDTVVHAALAASAAGATRLFTGSPGRVRAGATRALPAPTGPVGSGGAAMRILRDAEHPVTVRTHRLRDGTLHHEVLVRGTESWGPSAETGLDGLANLENAASVPRSLQGSDAAVVEAMRAAGVQEGDSVDLFGYSQGGAAVANVAATGRFDVRSVQLVGAPVGGTEIPPGVDVLSVAHSGDLVAAGDGMADGSVDTAYLENRGDEGRGAARDHSDADYVTTLDAVDGHDFVIDAHQARRAERMAGAVPIRAVGIEIERSP from the coding sequence GTGAGCGGCTGGAGCGGGGGCGGCGGTGCGGCCGCGGAGGGAGTCGGCGCGGCAGCGGAGGGAGTCGGCGGGGCGGGGGCCGTCGTCGGGGGAGCGATCGCGGCGTTCGGCGGCAGCGGGGGATCGTTCGGCGGCCCGCTCGCGGGCGGGGGGTTCGCCGCCGTGGCCGGGGGCGGCGGCGCGTTCCGCGCGCCGGGCGGCGCAGCCGCCGCGGTCGCGTGGGACTCGAGCGCGACCGGCATCGCGTGCGCGCGGCTGCGCGACGGCGTCGCGCAGCTCGAGCTCGCGCTCGTCGCGCTCCGCGGCGTGCCCGACCTGCGGGTGCAGCCCGCGCCCGGCGTCGATCGCGCGGCGCTGCGCGCGTGCGCCGCCGAGCTCGACCTGCGCGCGCAGGAGGCGCAGCGGCTGTGCGGCGAGCTCGCTCGGCTCGAGGAGGCGACGCTCGTCGTCGGCCGCGCCTACGAGGCCGCGTCCGATCACGTGCGCGGCGCGATCGAGCGGCTCGCGGCCCCCGTCGCGCACGGCGCGGGCATGGCGCTGCGGCTCGCGATCCAGGGGGCGCTTGCGACGGCGCCCGCGTGGGCGCCGGGCGCGCTGCTCGGCGCCGGCGTCGCGGTGAGCGCCGTGCTCGCGATCGGGCTCGTCGGCGTGCCGGTCGCGGCGCGGCTCGCGGTCGCCGATCCCGAGCGCGCCGCCGAGCTCGTCGCGCGCGGGGGAGACGGCGCGCGCGACGCGCTCGAGCAGGCGTCGGCGCTCTGGGAGGGGCTCGGCGAGACGCTGCTCGCGAACCCGCTGTTCCGCGGCGCGCTCGCGATCGCGGTCGAGTCGGTCGACGAGGCGGTCGCCGGGTTCCTGCTCGTGCCGCCGCTGCCCGCCGGCGCGCTCGGGGAGCGCGTCGAGGACACCGTCGTGCACGCGGCGCTCGCCGCGTCCGCCGCGGGCGCGACGCGCCTCTTCACCGGATCCCCCGGTCGCGTGCGTGCCGGCGCCACGCGCGCCCTGCCCGCGCCCACCGGTCCCGTCGGATCCGGCGGCGCGGCGATGCGCATCCTCCGCGACGCCGAGCACCCCGTCACCGTCCGCACCCACCGGCTGCGCGACGGCACGCTCCACCACGAGGTGCTCGTGCGGGGCACCGAGTCGTGGGGGCCGTCGGCCGAGACGGGCCTCGACGGGCTCGCGAACCTCGAGAACGCCGCCTCCGTGCCGCGCAGCCTCCAGGGCTCGGATGCGGCGGTCGTCGAGGCGATGCGGGCGGCGGGCGTGCAGGAAGGCGACTCCGTCGATCTCTTCGGCTACTCGCAGGGCGGCGCGGCCGTCGCGAACGTCGCGGCGACCGGGCGGTTCGACGTGCGGTCGGTGCAGCTCGTGGGCGCCCCGGTCGGCGGCACCGAGATCCCGCCCGGTGTCGACGTGCTGAGCGTCGCGCACTCCGGCGACCTCGTCGCCGCGGGCGACGGCATGGCCGACGGCTCCGTCGACACCGCCTACCTCGAGAACCGCGGCGACGAGGGCCGCGGCGCGGCTCGCGATCACAGCGACGCCGACTACGTCACGACCCTCGACGCGGTCGACGGGCACGACTTCGTGATCGACGCGCACCAGGCGCGGCGCGCCGAGCGGATGGCCGGCGCGGTGCCCATACGCGCGGTCGGCATCGAGATCGAGCGGTCGCCGTGA
- a CDS encoding phage holin family protein, giving the protein MRFLLRVLITAVAIWLVTLFIGGIRIVPFGDAWWQVAATTVGVALVFALVNATIGNLIRIVAFPLYILTLGIVALFVNAFLLMIVHWLSELVGFGIRVDGFWWGMLAAVCIAFLTWLITIVTRPIFGKERPRTR; this is encoded by the coding sequence ATGCGCTTCCTGCTCCGCGTGCTCATCACCGCTGTCGCGATCTGGCTCGTGACGCTGTTCATCGGCGGCATCCGCATCGTGCCCTTCGGCGACGCGTGGTGGCAGGTGGCGGCGACCACGGTGGGCGTCGCGCTCGTGTTCGCGCTCGTGAACGCGACGATCGGCAACCTCATCCGCATCGTGGCGTTCCCCCTCTACATCCTGACGCTCGGCATCGTGGCGCTGTTCGTCAACGCCTTCCTGCTGATGATCGTCCACTGGCTCTCCGAGCTCGTCGGCTTCGGCATCCGCGTCGACGGCTTCTGGTGGGGCATGCTCGCGGCGGTGTGCATCGCGTTCCTCACCTGGCTCATCACGATCGTCACGCGGCCGATCTTCGGCAAGGAGCGCCCCCGCACGCGCTGA
- a CDS encoding histidinol-phosphate transaminase, with amino-acid sequence MTVRLRPEIAAIPPYQQGRPAPQGGFKLSSNENPFPPLPAVVEAVQREAERVNRYPRPGAPELRAALAAELDVDVERVLIGDGSATLIQQLIHAVAGPGDEVVYAWRSFDAYPLFVRTGGATPVEVPVDAEHRHDLDAMAAAITERTRAVIVCSPNNPTGTIVGKDELDAFIARVPADVLIMLDEAYIEFVREPTADGIALQREHDNLVVLRTFSKAHGLAGLRVGYAVGDPAVLRGADLCGVPLSQTALASSAAIAALEHAGETFARIEVLAERRDALWQRIVDAGVPVPRPHGNFVWVPSQAHQVEAVHEILEGERIVGKVFPDGSRISIGEPEADEHILAAAKAIQALQ; translated from the coding sequence GTGACTGTGCGACTTCGACCCGAGATCGCGGCCATCCCGCCCTACCAGCAGGGACGCCCCGCTCCGCAGGGGGGCTTCAAGCTCTCCAGCAACGAGAACCCGTTCCCGCCGCTGCCGGCGGTGGTCGAGGCCGTGCAGCGCGAGGCCGAGCGGGTCAACCGCTACCCCCGGCCCGGCGCGCCGGAGCTGCGCGCGGCGCTCGCGGCCGAGCTCGACGTCGACGTCGAGCGCGTGCTGATCGGCGACGGCTCGGCGACGCTCATCCAGCAGCTCATCCACGCGGTCGCCGGCCCCGGCGACGAGGTCGTCTACGCGTGGCGCTCCTTCGACGCCTACCCGCTCTTCGTGCGCACGGGCGGCGCGACGCCCGTCGAGGTGCCGGTCGACGCCGAGCACCGGCACGACCTCGACGCGATGGCCGCCGCGATCACCGAGCGCACGCGTGCCGTGATCGTCTGCAGCCCGAACAACCCCACCGGCACGATCGTCGGCAAGGACGAGCTCGACGCGTTCATCGCCCGCGTCCCCGCCGACGTGCTGATCATGCTCGACGAGGCGTACATCGAGTTCGTGCGCGAGCCGACCGCCGACGGCATCGCGCTCCAGCGCGAGCACGACAACCTCGTCGTGCTGCGCACGTTCTCGAAGGCGCACGGCCTCGCGGGCCTCCGCGTCGGCTACGCGGTCGGCGATCCCGCGGTGCTGCGCGGTGCCGACCTCTGCGGCGTGCCCCTCTCGCAGACCGCGCTCGCATCATCCGCCGCGATCGCCGCGCTCGAGCACGCCGGCGAGACCTTCGCGCGCATCGAGGTGCTCGCCGAGCGCCGCGACGCGCTCTGGCAGCGGATCGTCGACGCGGGCGTGCCGGTGCCGCGCCCGCACGGCAACTTCGTCTGGGTGCCCTCGCAGGCGCACCAGGTCGAGGCGGTGCACGAGATCCTCGAGGGCGAGCGCATCGTGGGGAAGGTCTTCCCCGACGGCAGCCGCATCTCGATCGGCGAGCCCGAGGCCGACGAGCACATCCTCGCCGCGGCGAAGGCGATCCAGGCGCTGCAGTGA
- a CDS encoding thiamine pyrophosphate-dependent enzyme encodes MSHETDRAQPIRLLDADGSSVETDANAELRELAAQLSVDDRLAMHGEMLRTRRFDIEAGHLQRQGKLGLWVPSIGQEGAQVGAAWGARDQDTIFPSYREHLLALHRGVTMMQIIDIFRGARHGGWDPLETRGMRIYSLVIATHALHSTGYAMGIRLDGACGTGDATRDEAVIAFYGDGAASQGDASEGLVFAASYESPIVFFVQNNKWAISVPSTRQSRFPLHERARGFGLDAAWVDGNDPLASFAVTRRMLDAARQGTPGYIEADTYRMGAHTTSDDPTRYRTSDEEESWRRRDPIARLAAHLRAQGVTDAALAEQEQEAADLAADMRRQTLEAGTAASDDIFDHVYREPHPLMTEQKRALAEFEASFGSDA; translated from the coding sequence GTGAGCCACGAGACCGACCGGGCCCAGCCCATCCGCCTGCTCGACGCCGACGGCTCGTCGGTCGAGACCGACGCCAATGCCGAGCTCCGCGAGCTCGCGGCGCAGCTGAGCGTCGACGACCGCCTCGCGATGCACGGCGAGATGCTGCGCACGCGACGCTTCGACATCGAGGCCGGTCACCTGCAGCGGCAGGGCAAGCTCGGCCTCTGGGTGCCCTCGATCGGCCAGGAGGGCGCGCAGGTCGGCGCCGCGTGGGGCGCCCGCGACCAGGACACGATCTTCCCCTCCTACCGCGAGCACCTCCTCGCTCTGCACCGCGGCGTCACGATGATGCAGATCATCGACATCTTCCGCGGCGCGCGGCACGGCGGCTGGGATCCGCTCGAGACCCGCGGCATGCGCATCTACTCGCTCGTCATCGCCACCCACGCGCTGCACTCGACCGGCTACGCGATGGGCATCCGGCTCGACGGCGCGTGCGGCACGGGCGACGCGACGCGCGACGAGGCCGTCATCGCCTTCTACGGCGACGGCGCCGCGAGCCAGGGCGACGCGAGCGAGGGCCTCGTCTTCGCCGCGAGCTACGAGTCGCCGATCGTCTTCTTCGTGCAGAACAACAAGTGGGCCATCTCGGTGCCCTCGACCCGCCAGAGCCGCTTCCCGCTGCACGAGCGCGCGCGCGGCTTCGGGCTCGATGCCGCGTGGGTCGACGGCAACGACCCGCTCGCGAGCTTCGCGGTGACCCGGCGGATGCTCGACGCGGCCCGGCAGGGCACCCCCGGCTACATCGAGGCCGACACGTACCGCATGGGCGCGCACACGACGAGCGACGACCCCACCCGCTACCGCACGAGCGACGAGGAGGAGTCGTGGCGCCGCCGCGACCCGATCGCGCGCCTCGCCGCCCACCTGCGCGCGCAGGGGGTGACGGACGCGGCGCTCGCCGAGCAGGAGCAGGAGGCCGCCGACCTCGCCGCCGACATGCGCCGGCAGACGCTCGAGGCGGGCACCGCCGCGAGCGACGACATCTTCGACCACGTCTACCGCGAGCCGCATCCGCTCATGACCGAGCAGAAGCGCGCGCTCGCCGAGTTCGAGGCGAGCTTCGGGAGCGACGCATGA
- a CDS encoding alpha-ketoacid dehydrogenase subunit beta, which translates to MPMARALNAALREAMRADDKVLLMGEDIGPLGGVFRITDGLHAEFGETRVLDTPLAESGIIGTAIGLAMRGYRPVVEIQFDGFVYPGFDQIVSQLAKMTARHRGALAMPVVIRIPYGGHIGAVEHHQESPEAYFAHTAGLRVVSPSTANDAHWMLRQAIESDDPVIFLEPKSKYWSKGEVLPAPATELHRSVVARPGSDVTLIGHGAMVHVLLQAAQIAEAEGTSCEVLDLRSLSPIDWEPLVASARRTGRVVVAQEAPGHVSVGSEIAATIAERAFYSLEAPVLRVSGFDTPFPPAQLEDIYLPDADRVLDAVDRALAY; encoded by the coding sequence ATGCCGATGGCGAGGGCGCTGAACGCGGCGCTCCGCGAAGCGATGCGCGCCGACGACAAGGTGCTGCTCATGGGCGAGGACATCGGGCCGCTCGGCGGCGTCTTCCGCATCACCGACGGGTTGCACGCCGAGTTCGGGGAGACGCGCGTGCTCGACACCCCGCTCGCCGAGTCGGGCATCATCGGCACGGCGATCGGCCTCGCCATGCGCGGCTACCGCCCGGTGGTCGAGATCCAGTTCGACGGCTTCGTCTACCCCGGGTTCGACCAGATCGTCTCCCAGTTGGCGAAGATGACGGCCCGCCACCGCGGCGCGCTCGCGATGCCCGTCGTCATCCGCATCCCCTACGGCGGCCACATCGGCGCCGTCGAGCACCACCAGGAGAGCCCGGAGGCGTACTTCGCGCACACCGCGGGCCTCCGGGTCGTGAGCCCCTCGACCGCGAACGACGCGCACTGGATGCTGCGGCAGGCGATCGAGAGCGACGACCCCGTCATCTTCCTCGAGCCGAAGTCGAAGTACTGGTCGAAGGGCGAGGTGCTGCCGGCGCCCGCGACCGAGCTGCACCGCAGCGTCGTCGCCCGGCCGGGCAGCGACGTGACGCTCATCGGCCACGGCGCGATGGTGCACGTGCTGCTGCAGGCGGCGCAGATCGCCGAGGCGGAGGGCACAAGCTGCGAGGTGCTCGACCTGCGCTCCCTGTCGCCCATCGACTGGGAGCCGCTCGTGGCCTCGGCCCGCCGCACCGGGCGCGTGGTGGTGGCGCAGGAGGCGCCCGGCCACGTCTCGGTCGGCAGCGAGATCGCCGCGACGATCGCGGAGCGCGCGTTCTACTCGCTCGAGGCGCCCGTGCTGCGCGTCTCGGGCTTCGACACGCCCTTCCCGCCGGCCCAGCTCGAAGACATCTACCTGCCGGACGCCGACCGCGTGCTCGACGCGGTCGACCGCGCCCTGGCCTACTGA
- a CDS encoding dihydrolipoamide acetyltransferase family protein produces MQEFRLPDPGEGLTEAEIVTWRVKPGDTVHVNDVLLEVETAKSLVELPSPFEGTVEALLAEEGQTVEVGTPIIRVSGGDPDAVETAADTADTVAVDDDGGAVLVGYGVRGGAETRRRKPQTVRSVPAPSAPARPASVPAASAAPVIAKPPTRKLAKDLSVDIATVTGTGLAGEVTRQDVVAAAEQVKVFRNLSAPEWSGGREERIPVKGVRKVIAQGMVDSAFTAPHVSVFTDVDATRTMEFVKRLKASPDFADVKVSPLLIMAKAILWAIRRSPQVNSTFTGDELVVHHYVNLGIAAATPRGLLVPNIKDAQEMSLLQLATALQQLTTTAREGRTQPADMQHGTFTITNIGVFGMDTGTPILNPGETGIIALGTIRQKPWVVDGEVRPRWVTTVGGSFDHRAIDGDVISRFVADVASILEEPALLLD; encoded by the coding sequence ATGCAGGAGTTCCGACTGCCCGATCCGGGCGAGGGCCTGACCGAGGCCGAGATCGTCACGTGGCGCGTCAAGCCCGGCGACACCGTGCACGTCAACGACGTGCTGCTCGAGGTCGAGACCGCCAAGTCGCTCGTCGAGCTGCCGAGCCCGTTCGAGGGCACCGTCGAGGCGCTGCTCGCCGAGGAGGGCCAGACGGTCGAGGTCGGCACCCCGATCATCCGCGTCTCGGGCGGCGACCCGGATGCGGTGGAGACCGCCGCCGATACCGCCGACACGGTCGCGGTCGACGACGACGGCGGCGCCGTGCTCGTCGGCTACGGCGTGCGCGGGGGAGCGGAGACCCGCCGCAGGAAGCCGCAGACGGTGCGCTCGGTGCCGGCCCCGTCGGCACCCGCGCGTCCCGCCTCGGTGCCCGCCGCATCCGCCGCGCCCGTGATCGCGAAGCCGCCGACGCGCAAGCTCGCGAAGGACCTGAGCGTCGACATCGCGACCGTGACCGGCACGGGCCTCGCGGGCGAGGTCACGCGGCAGGACGTCGTGGCGGCCGCCGAGCAGGTCAAGGTGTTCCGCAACCTCTCGGCGCCCGAGTGGTCGGGCGGCCGCGAGGAGCGCATCCCCGTGAAGGGCGTGCGCAAGGTCATCGCGCAGGGCATGGTCGACTCGGCCTTCACGGCGCCGCACGTGTCGGTGTTCACCGACGTGGATGCGACGCGCACGATGGAGTTCGTCAAGCGGCTCAAGGCATCGCCCGACTTCGCCGACGTCAAGGTGTCGCCGCTGCTCATCATGGCGAAGGCGATCCTCTGGGCGATCCGCCGCTCGCCGCAGGTCAACTCGACCTTCACGGGCGACGAGCTCGTCGTGCACCACTACGTCAACCTCGGCATCGCGGCGGCGACGCCGCGCGGCCTGCTCGTGCCCAACATCAAGGATGCGCAGGAGATGTCGCTGCTCCAGCTCGCGACGGCCCTCCAGCAGCTCACGACCACCGCGCGCGAGGGCCGCACACAGCCGGCCGACATGCAGCACGGCACGTTCACGATCACGAACATCGGCGTCTTCGGGATGGACACCGGCACGCCGATCCTCAACCCGGGGGAGACGGGCATCATCGCGCTCGGCACGATCCGGCAGAAGCCATGGGTCGTCGACGGCGAGGTGCGGCCGCGCTGGGTCACGACGGTCGGCGGCTCGTTCGACCACCGCGCGATCGACGGCGACGTCATCAGCCGCTTCGTCGCCGACGTCGCGTCGATCCTCGAGGAGCCCGCGCTCCTCCTCGACTGA
- the nadE gene encoding ammonia-dependent NAD(+) synthetase translates to MATPSTGTRQSAIIAALGAHSTIDPPAELERRIRFLVDYLATTGAKGFVLGISGGQDSTLAGRLAQLAVERVRDAGGDATFVAVRLPYGVQHDEADAQLALDFIRADREVTVDVKPGVDALEASVEAAIGAVDDYHKGNVKARARMIAQYAIGGQLGLLVIGTDHAAEAVTGFYTKYGDGGADVLPLSGLTKGQGKELLRALDADERLWQKAPTADLLDDRPGQTDEAELGLAYEQIDAFLRGEPIDPAVAEQIIARYARTEHKRRMPAGPGDDWWRPAAGPLFD, encoded by the coding sequence ATGGCGACACCCTCCACCGGCACCCGGCAGTCGGCGATCATCGCGGCGCTCGGGGCGCACTCCACGATCGACCCGCCCGCCGAGCTCGAGCGGCGCATCCGCTTCCTCGTCGACTACCTCGCGACCACCGGTGCGAAGGGCTTCGTGCTCGGCATCTCGGGCGGCCAGGACTCCACCCTCGCGGGGCGCCTCGCGCAGCTCGCCGTCGAGCGCGTGCGCGACGCCGGCGGCGACGCGACCTTCGTCGCCGTGCGGCTGCCCTACGGCGTGCAGCACGACGAGGCCGACGCGCAGCTCGCGCTCGACTTCATCCGCGCCGACCGCGAGGTCACCGTCGACGTCAAGCCCGGCGTCGATGCGCTCGAGGCCTCGGTCGAGGCCGCGATCGGCGCCGTCGACGACTACCACAAGGGCAACGTGAAGGCCCGTGCGCGCATGATCGCGCAGTACGCGATCGGCGGGCAGCTGGGGCTGCTCGTCATCGGCACCGACCATGCCGCCGAAGCGGTGACCGGCTTCTACACGAAGTACGGCGACGGCGGTGCCGACGTGCTGCCGCTCTCCGGCCTGACGAAGGGCCAGGGCAAGGAGCTGCTGCGCGCGCTCGACGCCGACGAGCGGCTGTGGCAGAAGGCCCCGACCGCCGACCTGCTCGACGACCGGCCCGGGCAGACCGACGAGGCAGAGCTCGGGCTCGCGTACGAGCAGATCGACGCGTTCCTGCGGGGCGAGCCCATCGACCCCGCGGTCGCCGAGCAGATCATCGCCCGCTACGCCCGCACCGAGCACAAGCGGCGGATGCCGGCGGGGCCCGGGGACGACTGGTGGCGGCCGGCGGCGGGGCCGCTCTTCGACTGA
- a CDS encoding metal ABC transporter substrate-binding protein: protein MRMLPALGAVGALSLVLTGCSAAGGAGSPGDRLEIVATTTQLADVTRELVGDAADVTSLLQPGASAHAFDPGPSALTALAGADLLVVSGAGLETWLEGTIEASGFDGTLVDTSEGLDLLAAEDDPHEGHDHGDDEHGHEGETAAEHAAHADEHADEQADSEADAHAGHDHGEHDPHVWTDPANVILQAEAIVEAVAAADPDADIDASATAYLERLHELDAWMRASIEQVPVDERLVVTTHDTFGYLERAYDVQVVGTVLPSIDDSADASAAHIDELVAEIRATGAPVVFSENAIDPQLAATIAREAGVELREGEDALAADALGPEGSDTATYIGAQVHNTIAMVTAWGAEPLPVPESLS, encoded by the coding sequence ATGCGGATGCTCCCCGCCCTCGGCGCCGTCGGCGCCCTCTCCCTCGTGCTCACCGGCTGCTCCGCGGCCGGCGGTGCGGGCTCGCCCGGCGATCGGCTCGAGATCGTCGCCACCACCACGCAGCTCGCCGACGTCACCCGCGAGCTCGTCGGCGACGCGGCCGACGTCACGAGCCTGCTGCAGCCGGGCGCCTCGGCGCACGCCTTCGACCCGGGCCCGAGCGCCCTCACCGCCCTCGCCGGCGCCGATCTGCTCGTCGTGAGCGGCGCGGGGCTCGAGACGTGGCTCGAGGGCACGATCGAGGCCTCGGGCTTCGACGGCACGCTCGTCGACACCTCTGAGGGGCTCGACCTCCTCGCGGCCGAGGACGACCCGCACGAGGGCCACGACCACGGCGACGACGAGCACGGCCACGAGGGCGAGACGGCCGCAGAGCACGCGGCGCATGCCGACGAGCACGCCGACGAGCAGGCCGACAGCGAGGCCGACGCGCACGCCGGCCACGACCACGGCGAGCACGACCCGCACGTCTGGACCGACCCGGCCAACGTCATCCTGCAGGCCGAGGCGATCGTCGAAGCGGTCGCCGCGGCCGACCCGGACGCCGACATCGACGCATCCGCCACCGCCTACCTCGAGCGCCTGCACGAGCTCGATGCGTGGATGCGCGCCTCGATCGAGCAGGTGCCGGTCGACGAGCGGCTCGTCGTCACGACGCACGACACCTTCGGCTACCTCGAGCGCGCCTACGACGTGCAGGTCGTGGGCACCGTGCTGCCGAGCATCGACGACAGCGCCGACGCGAGCGCCGCACACATCGACGAGCTCGTCGCCGAGATCCGCGCGACGGGGGCGCCGGTCGTCTTCAGCGAGAACGCGATCGACCCGCAGCTCGCTGCGACGATCGCGCGCGAGGCCGGCGTCGAGCTCCGCGAGGGGGAGGACGCGCTCGCCGCGGATGCGCTCGGCCCCGAGGGCAGCGACACCGCGACGTACATCGGCGCGCAGGTGCACAACACCATCGCGATGGTCACGGCGTGGGGCGCCGAGCCGCTGCCGGTGCCAGAATCGCTCTCGTGA
- a CDS encoding metal ABC transporter ATP-binding protein produces MSGSGSSAVVEIEGASFGYGGAPVLRGVSFSVREGEAVALIGPNGAGKSTVLAGILGLAQHEARVFRVPTARGEIGTLPQSSEIDPAFPVTLEQVVAMGRTPRLGLRWPGGRDRRIVADALAAVGLAEHRRTRFGDLSGGQRQRGLLARALASEPRLLLLDEPFNGLDQGSRDALIETIRRLKERGVALLITTHDLELARAVCERTLLVNREQIAFDETGCVLTLEQVEAAFASHVMEIDGHTLATTEHHAAEHAGHHDDPGPGHPLADDGPERVAAR; encoded by the coding sequence GTGAGCGGATCCGGGTCGAGCGCGGTCGTCGAGATCGAGGGCGCGTCCTTCGGCTACGGCGGCGCGCCCGTGCTGCGCGGCGTCAGCTTCTCGGTGCGCGAGGGCGAGGCGGTCGCCCTCATCGGCCCGAACGGCGCCGGCAAGTCCACCGTGCTCGCCGGCATCCTCGGGCTCGCCCAGCACGAGGCGCGCGTCTTCCGCGTCCCGACCGCACGCGGCGAGATCGGCACGCTCCCGCAGTCGAGCGAGATCGACCCCGCGTTCCCCGTCACCCTCGAGCAGGTCGTCGCCATGGGCCGCACGCCGCGCCTCGGGCTGCGCTGGCCGGGAGGCCGCGACCGCCGCATCGTCGCCGACGCGCTCGCGGCGGTCGGGCTCGCGGAGCACCGTCGCACGCGCTTCGGCGACCTCTCCGGCGGCCAGCGCCAGCGCGGGCTGCTCGCCCGCGCGCTCGCGAGCGAGCCGCGGCTGCTGCTGCTCGACGAGCCCTTCAACGGCCTCGACCAGGGCTCGCGCGACGCGCTCATCGAGACGATCCGCCGGCTGAAGGAGCGGGGCGTCGCGCTGCTCATCACGACGCACGACCTCGAGCTCGCGCGCGCGGTGTGCGAGCGCACACTGCTCGTCAACCGCGAGCAGATCGCGTTCGACGAGACCGGATGCGTCCTCACGCTCGAGCAGGTCGAGGCGGCGTTCGCGTCCCACGTGATGGAGATCGACGGGCACACGCTCGCCACGACGGAGCACCACGCCGCCGAGCACGCGGGCCACCACGACGACCCCGGCCCCGGACATCCGCTCGCCGACGACGGCCCCGAGCGCGTCGCCGCTCGATGA